The following are from one region of the Tenacibaculum dicentrarchi genome:
- a CDS encoding sensor histidine kinase produces MIKLNKKDSAQALIHVLFWLLFTFVSLFVFTRYYWTENPFLYYFFILVIIVYTNNQVLLPFFVKKKWYVLYSFIFMLISFLATQLYCNVFARCGCSVMKCLSDYLWQTLTPLLFFSFIWMLFRYINQSEEVARIQQEKTAMELKFLKSQINPHVLFNNLNTIYAYAIEKPEKAPDLILKLSDNLKHVLYESNSEKVSLTKEIQFLDNYIVFHKIRTEGLKEIEYQTSTDNKNYKIAPLLLITIIENAFKHSTINSTISIIIKADKNKLTCICTNNYDIKKIKNTNTIGLENLKKRLNLLYKNNYELSIDATDIFTVSLTLNLV; encoded by the coding sequence ATGATTAAACTAAATAAAAAAGATAGTGCTCAAGCATTAATTCACGTACTTTTTTGGCTACTTTTTACTTTTGTGTCATTATTTGTATTTACACGTTATTATTGGACTGAAAACCCATTTTTATATTATTTTTTTATCCTTGTTATTATTGTTTACACAAATAATCAAGTACTGTTACCTTTTTTTGTTAAGAAAAAATGGTATGTATTATACAGCTTTATTTTTATGCTGATTTCATTTTTAGCAACACAACTATATTGTAATGTTTTTGCACGTTGCGGGTGTTCAGTTATGAAATGTTTAAGTGATTATTTATGGCAAACTTTAACACCTTTATTGTTTTTTTCATTTATATGGATGTTATTTCGATATATAAATCAATCCGAAGAAGTAGCAAGAATTCAACAAGAAAAAACAGCTATGGAATTGAAGTTTTTAAAATCACAAATCAATCCACATGTGCTATTCAATAACCTAAATACTATTTATGCTTATGCTATTGAAAAACCCGAAAAAGCACCCGATTTAATTTTAAAATTATCAGACAATTTAAAGCATGTTTTATATGAAAGTAATTCAGAAAAAGTAAGCTTAACTAAAGAAATTCAGTTTTTAGATAATTATATCGTTTTTCATAAAATCAGAACAGAAGGACTCAAAGAAATAGAATATCAGACTTCAACAGACAATAAAAATTATAAAATCGCACCACTATTGTTAATTACAATTATTGAAAACGCTTTTAAACATAGTACTATTAATAGTACTATATCAATAATTATTAAAGCAGATAAAAATAAATTAACCTGTATTTGCACGAATAATTATGATATCAAAAAGATAAAAAACACCAATACTATTGGCTTAGAAAACTTAAAAAAGCGATTGAATTTATTGTATAAAAACAACTATGAATTATCTATTGATGCTACAGATATTTTTACAGTATCATTAACCTTAAATTTAGTCTAA
- a CDS encoding DUF1573 domain-containing protein, which translates to MKTILTLSTVFLMALSVNAQEFKFVAESIDYGKITQGSEKNRVFEFTNIGNVPLIIQQVVSTCGCAVPKKPENPIMPGEKGKIAVSYDTNRIGGFSKMFTIISNAKTTSKRIKIKGHVTAKNTLASK; encoded by the coding sequence ATGAAAACAATTTTAACATTATCGACTGTTTTTTTAATGGCATTATCTGTAAACGCACAAGAATTTAAATTTGTAGCAGAATCTATTGATTACGGAAAAATTACACAAGGTTCTGAAAAAAATCGTGTATTTGAGTTTACAAATATTGGAAATGTTCCTTTAATAATTCAACAAGTTGTTTCCACTTGTGGATGTGCCGTTCCAAAGAAACCTGAAAATCCAATAATGCCTGGTGAAAAAGGTAAAATAGCTGTTTCTTACGATACGAATAGAATAGGAGGTTTTTCTAAAATGTTTACCATTATTTCAAATGCTAAAACAACAAGTAAACGAATAAAAATTAAAGGGCATGTAACTGCTAAAAATACATTAGCCTCTAAATAA